The following is a genomic window from Bacteroidales bacterium.
CAGAAAAATCAATCTTGATCCGAAGATTACGCTGTTACCGGAGAAGTGCACCAGCGATGTAAATGTATATCATATCAGTTTCCAGAATGAGATAAACGGATCGAGAATATATGGTATGCTTGCAATGCCAAAAGCACCAGGAAAATACCCGTCTATTCTTAAAGTCCCTGGTGCAGGCATCCGTGCTTACTCAGGTGATACAAGATTAGCATCTCTTGGATTTATAGTGCTTGACATAGGTATTCATGGAATTCCTGTCAATCTCGATCCGCAGGTTTATACAGATCTGGCAGGAGGAGCTCTCTATGCTTATAACACTGTAAAAATGAATGACCGTAACACTCACTACTATAAAAGAGTATACCTTGGATGTGTCAGGGCGGTTGACTTTCTTGTTTCTCTTCCTGAATACAATGGAAAGGATATTGCTGTTACAGGTGGGAGTCAGGGAGGAGCGTTAACAATTGTTACAGCCGGACTTGATAAAAGAATAAAATTCGCAGCAGCACTCTATCCTGCACTTTGCGATCATACCGGATATTTAAATAACCGCGCCGGAGGCTGGCCGCACTATTTTAAAAATACTCAGCCTAAACCCAATGAAGTTGAGACTCTCGGCTACTTTGATGTGGTGAATTTTGCCAGAAGGGTTACTGCTCCCGGTTATTATACCTGGGGATATAACGACCTGACATGTCCGCCTACTTCTATGTATTCGGCTTATAATGTCATTACAGCTCCAAAGCAACTTGCTCTGTTTCTCGAAACAGGTCACTGGCAGTTTCCTGAAGAGACTGAAGCATTAAACAACTGGCTCGTAAAACAACTGAAAGGCCAGTAAGAACTAAATCCATTTTAACCACAAAGTACACAAAGGATACTCAAAGAACACAAAGGGAGGCATTGTATTTCAGGTCTTTGTGACCTTTGTGTATCCCGATAGCTATCGGGACCTTAGTGCCCTTTGTGGTTAATGGATTTGATTAATTAGTAAAAGGAACTTCTTTCCCCGTTAATCTGATCCTTCCTGTTAAGACCTGTGTAAACTGTGGGTCGAGATAACCTTTGAAACCAGGTTGCTTACCTCCAACCGATAAAGTAAAATAACCCGGCTCTATAACTCTTTTATCCTTATTATTGATAATAGAGAACTGCCTGGGATCAAGCGCAAACTCAACATCCCTGCTCTCGCCCGGTTTTAAAGTAACCCTCTGAAATCCTTCAAGCTGTCTGACAGGCCTTGGGGTAGAAGCTTTTTCATCAGTGAGATAAAGCTGAACCACCTCATCGCCTGTTACTTTTCCGGTATTTGTTACTGTTACCTTTACTTTGATTTTATCACCGGCAACTGAAGTGGCTGGTAATGTTAAATTACTGTAAGAGAACGTAGTATAGCTTAATCCATATCCAAATGGGTATAATGGTTCCTGAGTAAAAAACCTGTAGGTCTTGCCTGTCATATTATAATCTTCAAAAGCAGGTATCTGGTCTATTGATTTATAATATGTTACAGGAAGCCGTCCGCCCGGATTATAATCACCAAACAGCACATCGGCAACAGCATTACCTCCCTGCTGACCTCCATAACCGGCAAGCAGTATTGCCGCGGCTTTCTCCTGGGCTTTATTAAC
Proteins encoded in this region:
- a CDS encoding acetylxylan esterase — protein: MKNKILSLLLQCVLLFTFSVTALAQSNTGLIKVIIAPDHKDWTYKINEQAKFSVQVLQYGNLVENVTIDYETGPEALPDVKKEGVVLKTGKTEFTGTMKVPGFYRVRVWAVVDGRRYEGLATAGFEPEKIQPTVKDPADFDTFWTNAIAEARKINLDPKITLLPEKCTSDVNVYHISFQNEINGSRIYGMLAMPKAPGKYPSILKVPGAGIRAYSGDTRLASLGFIVLDIGIHGIPVNLDPQVYTDLAGGALYAYNTVKMNDRNTHYYKRVYLGCVRAVDFLVSLPEYNGKDIAVTGGSQGGALTIVTAGLDKRIKFAAALYPALCDHTGYLNNRAGGWPHYFKNTQPKPNEVETLGYFDVVNFARRVTAPGYYTWGYNDLTCPPTSMYSAYNVITAPKQLALFLETGHWQFPEETEALNNWLVKQLKGQ